From the Pongo pygmaeus isolate AG05252 chromosome X, NHGRI_mPonPyg2-v2.0_pri, whole genome shotgun sequence genome, one window contains:
- the GEMIN8 gene encoding gem-associated protein 8 isoform X2 has translation MAAVKASTSKATRPWYSHPVYARYWQHYHQAMAWMQSHHNAYRKAVESCFSLPWYFPPALLPQSSYDNKAAYPQSFYDHRVAWQDYPCSSSHFRRSGQHPYYSSRIQASTREDQALSKEEEMETESEAEVECDLSNMEITEELRQYFAETERHREERHIHRCTKPINEMIRVNGCRKVERNMKMHFCCKSKNGDCPVTSGLHLSWGKGCAMKREDQSEMAPVLLACTCVLGGC, from the exons ATGGCAGCGGTGaag GCATCAACATCGAAAGCTACCAGGCCTTGGTATTCTCATCCGGTATATGCAAGATACTGGCAACATTATCATCAAGCAATGGCTTGGATGCAAAGCCATCACAATGCCTACAGGAAGGCCGTGGAATCCTGTTTCAGTCTTCCATGGTACTTCCCACCTGCACTACTTCCCCAAAGCTCTTACGATAACAAGGCTGCGTATCCTCAGTCCTTCTATGACCATCGTGTGGCCTGGCAGGACTACCCCTGCAGTTCTTCACATTTCAGAAGATCTGGGCAGCATCCATATTACAGCAGTAGGATCCAGGCATCCACAAGAGAAGACCAAGCTTTGTCCAAAGAGGAAGAGATGGAGACCGAGTCAGAGGCAGAGGTAGAATGTGACCTGAGCAATATGGAAATCACCGAAGAGCTCCGCCAGTACTTTGCAGAGACCGAGAGGCATAGAGAAGAACGAC ATATTCACAGGTGCACAAAACCGATCAATGAGATGATACGTGTTAATGGCTgtagaaaagtggaaaggaacatgaaaaTGCACTTCTGTTGTAAAAGTAAAAATGGCGATTGTCCAGTAACTTCAGGATTACATTTGTCATGGGGCAAGGGATGTGCAATGAAGAGAGAAGACCAGTCTGAAATGGCTCCAGTTCTGCTGGCGTGTACCTGTGTTCTGGGTGGTTGCTGA